In a single window of the Labeo rohita strain BAU-BD-2019 chromosome 23, IGBB_LRoh.1.0, whole genome shotgun sequence genome:
- the asb8 gene encoding ankyrin repeat and SOCS box protein 8, whose amino-acid sequence MSSTMWYIMQSIQSKYSLSERLIRTIAAIRSFPHDNVEDLIRRGADVNRMHGTLKPLHCACMVADADCVELLLEKGAEVNALDGYNRTALHYAAEKDEGCVELLLEYGAQPNALDGNKDTPLHWAAFKDNPECVRALLESGACPNVRDYNNDTPLSWAAMKGNLESVRVLLEYGAQVHVTNLKGQTPISRLVALLARGLGTEQEEECLELLCRAAGRFEIRRADGTLPRELSKDPQLLARLTNLVAQPPSLRALARCAVRNSLGVQYLPSAVKQLPLPESVKEYVLLRD is encoded by the exons ATGAGCTCTACTATGTGGTACATCATGCAGAGTATTCAAAGCAAATACTCATTGTCGGAAAGGCTTATTCGAACCATAGCTGCTATTCGCTCCTTCCCACATGATAATGTGGAAGACCTTATACGCAGG GGAGCAGATGTGAACCGGATGCATGGCACACTGAAGCCCCTGCACTGTGCCTGTATGGTGGCTGATGCTGATTGTGTGGAGCTTTTGCTGGAGAAAGGTGCTGAG GTAAACGCCTTGGATGGCTACAACCGCACTGCCCTGCATTATGCAGCAGAGAAGGATGAGGGTTGTGTGGAGCTGCTTCTAGAATACGGTGCCCAGCCGAATGCTCTGGACGGCAACAAGGATACCCCACTGCACTGGGCCGCCTTCAAAGATAACCCCGAATGTGTACGTGCTCTGCTAGAGAGCGGCGCGTGCCCGAATGTCCGTGATTACAACAACGACACACCCCTCAGTTGGGCGGCCATGAAGGGCAACCTGGAGAGCGTCCGTGTGTTGCTAGAGTACGGCGCTCAGGTCCATGTTACCAACCTAAAGGGCCAAACGCCCATTTCGCGGCTGGTGGCGCTGCTGGCTCGAGGCCTGGGCACGGAACAAGAGGAAGAATGCCTGGAGCTTCTTTGCCGTGCCGCGGGGAGGTTCGAGATCCGCAGGGCTGATGGCACTTTACCGCGtgagctcagtaaagatccTCAGTTACTGGCTCGACTCACTAACCTCGTAGCCCAGCCGCCCTCGTTGCGAGCCTTGGCGCGCTGCGCCGTTCGTAACAGCCTGGGAGTTCAGTACCTCCCATCTGCGGTGAAACAGCTCCCGCTTCCAGAGTCAGTGAAAGAATATGTGCTCCTCAGAGACTGA